The following coding sequences lie in one Cydia strobilella chromosome 16, ilCydStro3.1, whole genome shotgun sequence genomic window:
- the LOC134748521 gene encoding bilin-binding protein-like, with translation LNKESAIPFQYQGTWYEISKYPNSAEKNGKCASAEYKLDGELMKVKNVHVVDGVQTYIEGTAKLAADANKAGKLVVSLKFGDVTKDSPLNILATDYTHYAIAHNCKYDEKNKNHQDFAWILSRSKKLEGDAKTAVDNYLKANAKELDTTKFVQTDFSEAACKFTSTSLITEAVKHH, from the exons CTTAATAAGGAATCTGCGATTCCCTTTCAGTATCAAGGCACATGGTACGAGATCTCCAAATACCCAAATTCAGCGGAGAAGAACGGCAAATGCGCCTCAGCCGAGTACAAACTCGATGGAGAACTGATGAAGGTGAAGAACGTCCATGTCGTGGATGGAGTTCAAACATATATTGAAGGCACGGCCAAGCTAGCTGCTGATGCTAATAAGGCTGGCAAGCTGGTCGTCTCGCTTAAGTTTGGCG ATGTTACTAAGGACTCCCCACTGAATATTCTGGCGACGGACTACACTCACTACGCCATTGCCCACAACTGCAAATACGACGAGAAGAACAAGAACCACCAAG ATTTCGCCTGGATCCTATCGCGAAGCAAGAAACTAGAGGGTGATGCCAAGACCGCCGTGGACAACTACCTGAAGGCCAACGCTAAGGAGCTGGACACAACCAAGTTCGTGCAGACCGACTTCTCGGAGGCTGCCTGCAAGTTCACCAGCACAAGCCTTATCACTGAAGCTGTGAAGCACCATTAA